In one Thioclava sp. ES.031 genomic region, the following are encoded:
- a CDS encoding molybdenum cofactor biosynthesis protein MoaE — translation MKVSVQAEPFDLGAELADFGTGRADVGAVVSFTGIVRDDTGAMEALELEHYPGMTERAIAGIVDQAVERWSLSDVTVIHRHGRLGVGEQIMMVATAARHRVAAFEAAEFLMDYLKSRAPFWKKEHGPEGTSWVAAKDEDEDALKRW, via the coding sequence ATGAAAGTCTCCGTTCAGGCCGAGCCCTTCGATCTGGGCGCAGAGCTTGCCGATTTCGGCACGGGCCGCGCGGATGTCGGCGCCGTCGTCAGCTTCACCGGCATCGTGCGCGACGACACCGGCGCGATGGAGGCGCTGGAGCTGGAGCATTACCCCGGCATGACCGAACGCGCGATCGCTGGCATCGTCGATCAGGCGGTCGAACGTTGGTCCCTGTCGGACGTGACCGTGATCCACCGCCACGGACGGCTGGGCGTGGGCGAGCAGATCATGATGGTCGCCACCGCCGCGCGCCACCGCGTCGCGGCGTTTGAAGCCGCCGAGTTTCTGATGGATTACCTGAAATCCCGCGCTCCCTTCTGGAAGAAGGAACACGGTCCCGAGGGCACCTCCTGGGTCGCTGCGAAGGATGAAGACGAGGACGCGCTGAAACGCTGGTGA
- a CDS encoding sulfotransferase family protein — MGFPGTWMTESESMVYRVVPKCACSSIGQIMFYSDHGKFFDGDIHDSKAGLHKWSQDESQTPITENVLAHKSYAFTCVRNPYQRILSSFFDKIAGIQRNGKRYRGKLVPQLIQKYGIEVGSPEDNFDFDQIASFRRFLLFARDTIRWRRPMEPDIHWSAMSGHISTFIVNGGRYDNIFFTEKFNEGMQSVLDAVETPVKVDLAKVPRFNESEGHGPKRAHKVSDYFDDLSRHLIWEIYKKDFQLFQYDFDDPDNKMPVGEVDLDEVHAKLGD, encoded by the coding sequence ATGGGATTTCCCGGAACCTGGATGACCGAGAGCGAAAGCATGGTGTACCGCGTCGTGCCGAAATGCGCCTGCTCCTCCATCGGGCAAATCATGTTCTATTCCGATCACGGGAAATTCTTCGACGGCGACATCCACGACTCCAAGGCCGGGCTGCATAAGTGGTCGCAGGACGAAAGCCAGACGCCGATCACCGAAAACGTGCTGGCGCATAAAAGCTACGCCTTCACCTGCGTGCGCAATCCCTATCAGCGCATCCTGTCGTCCTTCTTCGACAAGATCGCGGGCATCCAGCGCAACGGCAAACGCTATCGCGGCAAGCTGGTGCCGCAGCTGATCCAGAAATACGGGATCGAGGTCGGCTCTCCGGAGGACAATTTCGATTTCGACCAGATCGCCTCGTTCCGCCGCTTCCTGCTGTTTGCGCGCGACACGATCCGCTGGCGCCGCCCGATGGAGCCGGACATTCACTGGTCGGCGATGTCGGGACATATCTCGACCTTCATCGTCAATGGCGGGCGCTACGACAACATCTTCTTCACCGAGAAATTCAACGAAGGCATGCAGTCGGTGCTCGACGCGGTCGAGACGCCGGTGAAGGTCGATCTGGCCAAGGTGCCGCGGTTCAACGAGTCCGAAGGGCACGGGCCGAAGCGCGCGCATAAGGTGAGCGATTACTTCGACGACCTGTCGCGCCACCTGATCTGGGAAATCTACAAGAAGGATTTCCAGCTGTTCCAATACGATTTCGACGATCCGGACAACAAGATGCCGGTGGGCGAGGTCGATCTGGACGAGGTGCACGCCAAGCTGGGCGACTGA
- a CDS encoding DUF5928 domain-containing protein — MARIAFILLTHKDPDGIIAQAERLTQTGDYVAIHFDARAKPEHYRKLRSALDANPNVTFAKKRVKCGWGEWSLVAATLEAVKAAVADFPRATHFYMLSGDCMQIKSAEYAHNFLDAEEVDYIESFDFFSSGWIKTGMKEDRLVYRHWFNERNQPKRFYLAYNLQKQLKLSREVPSDLQMMIGSQWWCLRRRTMEQVLDFIKARPDVMRFFRTTWIPDETFFQTIVHHLIPETEIRTRTLTFLMFTDYGMPANFYNDHYDLLLAQDYLFARKISPEARDLKQRLGELWTREGVDFAVSNEGRALHRFLTGRGRIGRRFAPRFWEAEATLGRERTLTLILCKKWHVAKRLVAEFRKRSSIPALDYVFNEMGPLPDLGGIETSPEKRNRHRRALMRMVFDHENADRMVICVDPAELDVIEDFTRDKCQTRILEIECQFSDDYLKGHAQRVGLAGQHTPPQVVDQMLPTIRADLHHESERLRDAEFENYALMREGGEIEDNARALAHALDIPSDMAQELAELDYIFRD, encoded by the coding sequence ATGGCCCGAATCGCCTTTATTCTTCTGACCCATAAGGATCCTGACGGGATCATCGCGCAGGCGGAACGGCTGACGCAGACGGGCGATTATGTGGCGATCCATTTCGACGCGCGCGCCAAGCCCGAACATTACCGCAAGCTACGCAGCGCGCTCGATGCCAACCCCAATGTCACCTTCGCGAAAAAGCGCGTCAAATGCGGCTGGGGCGAATGGAGCCTCGTCGCCGCGACTTTGGAGGCGGTAAAAGCCGCGGTCGCCGATTTCCCGCGCGCCACGCATTTCTACATGCTCTCGGGCGATTGCATGCAGATCAAATCGGCCGAATACGCGCATAACTTCCTCGATGCGGAAGAGGTCGACTACATCGAAAGCTTCGACTTCTTCTCGTCGGGCTGGATCAAGACGGGGATGAAGGAAGACCGGCTGGTCTATCGCCACTGGTTCAACGAGCGCAATCAGCCCAAGCGGTTCTACCTCGCCTATAACCTGCAAAAGCAGCTGAAGCTGTCGCGCGAGGTGCCGAGCGATCTGCAGATGATGATCGGCTCGCAATGGTGGTGCCTGCGCCGCCGGACGATGGAGCAGGTGCTCGATTTCATCAAGGCGCGGCCCGATGTGATGCGGTTCTTCCGCACGACCTGGATCCCGGACGAGACCTTCTTTCAGACCATCGTCCATCACCTGATCCCCGAGACCGAGATCCGCACCCGGACGCTGACTTTCCTGATGTTCACCGATTACGGGATGCCCGCGAATTTCTACAACGACCATTACGATCTGCTGCTGGCACAGGATTACCTCTTCGCGCGCAAGATCAGCCCCGAGGCGCGCGACCTGAAGCAGCGTCTGGGCGAGTTGTGGACGCGCGAGGGCGTGGACTTCGCCGTTTCGAACGAGGGCCGCGCGCTGCATCGCTTCCTGACCGGGCGGGGGCGCATTGGCCGTCGCTTCGCACCGCGCTTCTGGGAGGCGGAGGCGACCTTGGGCCGCGAGCGCACGCTGACCCTGATCCTGTGCAAGAAATGGCATGTCGCGAAACGGCTGGTGGCCGAGTTCCGCAAACGCTCCTCGATCCCCGCGCTCGATTACGTCTTCAACGAGATGGGCCCCCTGCCCGATCTCGGCGGCATCGAAACCAGCCCGGAAAAGCGAAACCGTCACCGCCGCGCGCTGATGCGGATGGTCTTCGACCACGAGAACGCCGACCGCATGGTGATCTGCGTCGACCCCGCCGAGCTCGACGTGATCGAGGATTTCACCCGCGACAAATGCCAGACCCGCATCCTCGAGATCGAGTGCCAGTTCTCCGACGACTATCTCAAGGGGCACGCACAGCGCGTCGGCCTCGCGGGGCAGCATACGCCGCCGCAGGTGGTCGATCAGATGCTGCCGACAATCCGCGCCGATCTGCACCACGAATCCGAGCGGCTCCGCGATGCCGAGTTCGAGAATTACGCCCTCATGCGCGAGGGCGGCGAGATCGAAGACAACGCCCGCGCGCTGGCCCATGCGCTCGACATCCCCTCCGATATGGCGCAGGAATTGGCCGAACTCGACTACATCTTCCGCGACTGA
- a CDS encoding HIT domain-containing protein translates to MAYTYDDQNIFAKILRGEIPNDTVLETEHTLAFRDIAPKAPEHVLVIPKGAYVALDHFCAEASDAEIVDFHRTVAEICKMTGASPGEGGEGYRGITNAGENGVQEVPHYHLHILAGRPLGPMLLMR, encoded by the coding sequence ATGGCCTATACCTATGACGATCAGAACATCTTCGCCAAGATCCTGCGCGGCGAGATTCCGAACGACACCGTTCTGGAGACCGAGCATACGCTGGCCTTCCGCGACATCGCCCCGAAAGCGCCCGAGCATGTGCTGGTGATCCCGAAAGGCGCCTATGTCGCGCTTGATCATTTCTGCGCCGAAGCGAGCGATGCCGAGATCGTCGATTTCCACCGCACGGTGGCCGAGATCTGCAAGATGACCGGGGCGAGCCCGGGCGAAGGCGGCGAAGGCTATCGCGGCATCACCAATGCGGGCGAGAACGGCGTGCAGGAAGTGCCGCATTACCACCTGCACATTCTCGCGGGTCGCCCGCTCGGGCCGATGCTGCTGATGCGTTAA
- a CDS encoding adenosine kinase yields the protein MKQYQVVGIGNAVVDVIAQCDDSFLEHMGIEKGIMQLIERERGETLYGAMKERTQAPGGSVGNTIAGLGNLGLTTAFIGRVRDDTLGRFYEAALHGEGTDFPNPPVTDGELPTSRSMIFVTPDGERSMNTYLGISAEVSTEDVSLEVVENTQILFLEGYLFDKDHGKAAFLKAAQGCHRGGGKAGIALSDPFCVDRHRADFRRLVRDQMDYVIGNQHEWESLYQTDLDAALKQAAEECELVVCTRSGDDVILIRGEERATVPVKRVVPVDATGAGDQFAAGFLYGYATGQGLETAGKMGCAAAAEVIGHYGARPEIDVKALFAERGLI from the coding sequence TTGAAACAGTATCAGGTCGTCGGCATCGGCAATGCCGTCGTGGACGTGATCGCGCAATGCGACGACAGCTTTCTCGAGCATATGGGCATCGAGAAAGGCATCATGCAGCTGATCGAGCGCGAGCGCGGCGAGACGCTTTACGGCGCCATGAAAGAGCGCACGCAGGCACCGGGCGGCTCGGTGGGCAACACGATCGCGGGGCTGGGCAATCTCGGGCTCACGACCGCCTTTATCGGCCGGGTGCGCGACGACACGCTGGGGCGCTTCTACGAGGCGGCCCTGCATGGCGAGGGCACGGATTTCCCGAACCCGCCGGTGACGGATGGGGAGCTGCCGACCTCGCGCTCGATGATCTTCGTGACGCCCGACGGTGAGCGCTCGATGAACACCTATCTGGGGATTTCTGCGGAGGTCTCGACCGAGGATGTGAGCCTCGAAGTGGTGGAGAACACGCAGATCCTGTTCCTCGAAGGCTATCTCTTCGACAAGGATCACGGGAAGGCCGCGTTCCTGAAGGCGGCGCAGGGCTGTCACCGGGGCGGTGGCAAGGCGGGGATCGCGCTGTCGGACCCGTTCTGCGTCGACCGTCACCGCGCCGATTTCCGGCGTCTGGTGCGCGACCAGATGGATTACGTGATCGGCAACCAGCACGAATGGGAATCGCTCTATCAGACCGATCTGGATGCGGCGCTGAAACAGGCGGCCGAGGAATGCGAGCTGGTGGTCTGCACCCGCTCGGGCGACGACGTGATCCTGATCCGTGGCGAGGAACGCGCGACGGTTCCGGTCAAGCGCGTCGTGCCGGTCGATGCGACGGGCGCCGGCGATCAGTTCGCCGCCGGCTTCCTTTACGGCTATGCGACGGGGCAGGGCCTCGAGACCGCGGGCAAGATGGGCTGCGCTGCGGCGGCCGAAGTGATCGGCCATTACGGCGCGCGGCCCGAGATCGATGTGAAGGCGCTGTTTGCAGAGCGCGGGCTCATCTGA
- the nth gene encoding endonuclease III codes for MAKQFDYATMKEVFARFEASEPHPKGELEHVNAYTLVVAVALSAQATDAGVNKATRKLFAVADTPEKMLELGLEGVTEHIKTIGLFRQKAKNVIKLSQILVDQYDGEVPSSRAALQSLPGVGRKTANVVLNMWFGHPAQAVDTHIFRVGNRSGICPGKDVDAVERAIEDNVPVEYQRHAHHWLILHGRYICVARKPKCQACPIKDLCQFEEKNL; via the coding sequence ATGGCCAAGCAATTCGATTATGCCACGATGAAAGAGGTCTTCGCGCGGTTCGAAGCCTCAGAACCCCATCCCAAGGGGGAGCTCGAGCACGTCAACGCCTATACGCTGGTGGTGGCCGTGGCGCTTTCCGCGCAGGCGACCGATGCGGGGGTGAACAAGGCGACGCGGAAGCTTTTCGCCGTGGCCGACACGCCCGAGAAGATGCTGGAGTTGGGTCTGGAAGGCGTGACCGAGCATATCAAGACGATCGGGCTGTTCCGGCAGAAGGCGAAGAACGTCATCAAGCTGAGCCAGATCCTCGTCGATCAGTATGACGGCGAGGTGCCGTCCTCCCGCGCGGCACTGCAATCGCTGCCGGGGGTCGGGCGCAAGACCGCGAATGTGGTGCTGAACATGTGGTTCGGCCATCCCGCGCAGGCGGTCGACACGCATATCTTCCGGGTCGGCAATCGCAGCGGCATCTGTCCGGGCAAGGATGTCGACGCGGTCGAGCGTGCCATCGAAGACAACGTGCCCGTCGAATACCAGCGCCACGCCCATCACTGGCTGATCCTGCACGGTCGCTATATCTGCGTGGCGCGCAAACCCAAATGTCAGGCCTGTCCGATCAAGGATCTGTGCCAGTTTGAGGAGAAAAACCTTTGA
- a CDS encoding methylated-DNA--[protein]-cysteine S-methyltransferase has protein sequence MNDHSDIAESYHYQVIARALAEIDAAQAAGELLTLEAISARLSMSPAHFQRLFSAWVGVSPKRYQQYLTLDFVRELLSQRLPLDEVADRAGLSGTGRLHDLVLRWEAMTPGAFARGGDGVTIRWGRFDSPFGPVIAMGTDQGLCGMGFTAEMGERETFDDLARRWPDARFIEDPEPLRAWVEAAFSRHGEAKLTLIGAPFQIKVWEALLSIPSGQVTTYSDIAEAIGNPKAVRAVGTAVGRNPISFLIPCHRALRKSGGLGGYHWGLGVKRAILGWEGARAEAD, from the coding sequence ATGAACGACCACAGCGACATTGCCGAGAGCTACCACTATCAGGTCATCGCCCGCGCGCTGGCCGAGATCGACGCGGCGCAGGCGGCGGGTGAGTTGCTGACGCTCGAGGCGATCTCGGCGCGCCTCTCGATGAGCCCCGCGCATTTCCAGCGGCTGTTCTCGGCCTGGGTCGGGGTCTCTCCGAAACGCTACCAGCAATATCTGACGCTCGACTTCGTACGCGAATTGCTGAGCCAGCGCCTGCCGCTCGACGAGGTGGCCGACCGCGCAGGGCTCTCCGGCACGGGCCGGTTGCACGATCTGGTGCTGCGCTGGGAGGCGATGACGCCCGGCGCGTTTGCCCGCGGCGGCGACGGCGTCACGATCCGCTGGGGGCGGTTCGACAGCCCCTTCGGCCCGGTGATCGCGATGGGCACCGATCAGGGGCTCTGCGGCATGGGCTTCACCGCCGAGATGGGCGAACGCGAGACCTTTGACGACCTCGCCCGCCGCTGGCCGGACGCCCGCTTCATCGAAGACCCCGAGCCGCTGCGCGCCTGGGTCGAGGCCGCGTTCAGCCGACACGGCGAGGCGAAGCTGACGCTGATCGGCGCGCCTTTCCAGATCAAGGTCTGGGAGGCGCTGCTCTCGATCCCGTCTGGGCAGGTCACCACCTATTCCGACATCGCCGAGGCGATCGGCAATCCGAAAGCGGTGCGCGCCGTGGGCACCGCCGTGGGCCGCAACCCGATCTCCTTCCTGATTCCGTGCCATCGCGCCCTGCGCAAATCCGGCGGTCTGGGCGGCTATCACTGGGGTCTGGGTGTCAAACGCGCGATTCTGGGCTGGGAAGGGGCCCGCGCCGAGGCCGATTGA
- a CDS encoding OmpA family protein — MTTVLKTKTILLSAAAAMALTACVPGGYTGADNPDQSPNANRNAGAITGALIGGAIGATSKGDEKLTKAAAGAIVGGVLGGAIGSQLDRQAQELRRDLTTNGVSVVRQGNQLIVTMPQDVLFATDSAAVRPDLQRDLYTLAGSLNRYPDTTVEVVGHTDNTGDAAYNMRLSRQRAQSVANVLINGGVPSYRVIPTGRGEDQPIASNLTAEGRQANRRVEFIIRPNN, encoded by the coding sequence ATGACCACCGTTCTCAAGACCAAAACCATTCTTCTGAGCGCCGCCGCTGCAATGGCGCTCACCGCTTGTGTGCCGGGCGGCTACACCGGGGCGGACAACCCCGACCAAAGCCCGAACGCAAACCGCAATGCCGGCGCGATCACCGGCGCGCTGATCGGCGGCGCGATCGGCGCGACGAGCAAAGGCGACGAGAAGCTGACCAAAGCCGCAGCGGGCGCCATCGTCGGCGGCGTGCTCGGCGGCGCGATCGGGTCGCAGCTCGACCGTCAGGCGCAGGAACTGCGGCGCGACCTGACCACCAACGGCGTCAGCGTCGTGCGTCAGGGCAACCAGCTGATCGTGACGATGCCGCAAGACGTGCTCTTCGCGACCGACAGCGCGGCCGTACGCCCCGATCTGCAGCGCGACCTGTACACGCTCGCAGGCAGCCTCAACCGCTATCCGGACACCACCGTCGAAGTCGTCGGCCATACCGACAACACCGGCGATGCGGCCTACAACATGCGCCTGTCGCGTCAGCGCGCGCAGTCGGTGGCCAATGTCCTGATCAATGGCGGCGTCCCGAGCTACCGCGTGATCCCGACCGGCCGCGGCGAGGATCAACCTATCGCGAGCAACCTGACCGCCGAGGGGCGTCAGGCGAACCGCCGGGTCGAATTCATCATTCGTCCGAACAACTAA
- a CDS encoding FadR/GntR family transcriptional regulator, producing MPFQKIESEKLANAVVRQIEQLILQGILRPGERLPSERELSERLGVSRPSLREAVAELQESGLLTTRAGAGIYVAEVLDSAFSPALIRLFARNDQALFDYISFRRDMEGLAAERAAQCGSDTDLAVIQTLFSQMEAAHSKRNPTQEAQLDAQFHMAIIEASHNVIMIHMMRAMFDLLAEGVFYNRSMMFRNRGTRSKLLDQHRAINEAIQRRDASAARKAIAAHMEFVEVEMAAMRRAERNEATARLRLEHNR from the coding sequence ATGCCATTTCAGAAGATCGAATCCGAGAAGCTCGCGAATGCTGTCGTGCGCCAGATCGAGCAGCTCATCCTGCAGGGCATTCTGCGCCCCGGTGAGCGCCTCCCCTCCGAGCGAGAGCTGTCCGAACGCCTTGGCGTCTCGCGTCCGAGCCTGCGCGAAGCGGTCGCGGAACTACAGGAGTCGGGTCTCCTGACCACCCGCGCCGGGGCCGGGATCTATGTCGCCGAAGTGCTAGATTCCGCCTTCTCGCCCGCCCTGATCCGCCTGTTTGCGCGAAACGATCAGGCGCTGTTCGATTACATCTCGTTCCGCCGCGACATGGAGGGGCTCGCCGCCGAGCGCGCGGCGCAATGTGGCTCGGACACCGATCTCGCGGTGATCCAGACGCTGTTCTCGCAGATGGAAGCGGCCCATTCCAAGCGCAATCCCACGCAGGAGGCGCAGCTCGATGCGCAGTTCCACATGGCGATCATCGAGGCGAGCCATAACGTCATCATGATCCACATGATGCGCGCGATGTTCGACCTGCTCGCCGAGGGCGTGTTCTACAACCGCTCGATGATGTTCCGGAACCGCGGCACGCGCAGCAAGCTGCTCGATCAGCACCGGGCGATCAACGAGGCGATCCAGCGTCGCGACGCCTCTGCCGCGCGCAAGGCCATCGCAGCCCATATGGAATTCGTCGAGGTCGAGATGGCGGCGATGCGCCGGGCCGAGCGCAACGAGGCCACCGCGCGCTTACGTCTCGAACATAATCGCTGA
- a CDS encoding F0F1 ATP synthase subunit B, whose amino-acid sequence MKKLSLLLPFVAAQPAFAATGPFFSLWNTNFIVTIAFIIFVGIVLYAKVPGMLGKMLDKRATNIRSDLDEARKLRDEAQAVLASYERKSREVQGQADQIVAAAKRDAEAAAEKAKEDLKVSIERRLKAADEQIASAEAQALKEVKDRAVSVAVAAAGDVLAKQLSASDRAAMIDSSLSEVEQRLN is encoded by the coding sequence ATGAAGAAACTCTCGCTTCTCCTTCCGTTCGTGGCGGCACAGCCCGCCTTCGCAGCGACGGGTCCGTTCTTCTCGCTTTGGAACACGAACTTCATCGTGACCATCGCCTTCATCATCTTCGTGGGCATCGTGCTCTACGCGAAGGTGCCGGGCATGCTGGGCAAGATGCTCGACAAGCGCGCGACGAACATCCGCTCGGATCTCGACGAAGCGCGCAAGCTGCGTGACGAGGCGCAAGCGGTTCTCGCCAGCTACGAGCGTAAATCGCGCGAAGTGCAGGGGCAGGCTGACCAGATCGTCGCCGCAGCCAAGCGCGACGCCGAAGCCGCTGCCGAGAAGGCCAAGGAAGACCTGAAGGTCTCGATCGAGCGCCGCCTGAAGGCCGCTGACGAGCAGATCGCCTCGGCCGAGGCGCAGGCTCTGAAAGAGGTCAAGGACCGTGCCGTGTCGGTCGCCGTGGCCGCCGCTGGTGATGTGCTCGCCAAGCAGCTGAGCGCGTCGGACCGTGCCGCGATGATCGACAGCTCGCTTTCGGAAGTCGAACAGCGCCTGAACTGA
- a CDS encoding F0F1 ATP synthase subunit B', giving the protein MASETQNTAHAAADAAQGAAHTAQKAGMPQLDFSSYPNQIFWLVVALVAIYWLLTRIALPRIEAVLADRQGTIAGDIAAAEDFKRKAEEAEAAYEKALAEARAQAQKIAGETKAEIQKDLDAAIAKADAEIAARSAESEARIAEIRDGALAAVDQVAKDTAGEIVAALGGKADAKAVTAAVETRLKG; this is encoded by the coding sequence ATGGCAAGCGAAACGCAAAATACAGCGCACGCAGCCGCTGATGCGGCCCAAGGCGCGGCACATACCGCGCAAAAGGCCGGTATGCCGCAGCTCGACTTCTCGAGCTACCCGAACCAGATCTTCTGGCTCGTGGTCGCTCTGGTCGCGATCTACTGGCTGCTGACGCGCATCGCACTGCCCCGGATCGAGGCAGTTCTCGCCGATCGTCAGGGCACGATCGCGGGTGACATCGCCGCGGCCGAAGACTTCAAGCGCAAGGCCGAAGAGGCCGAAGCCGCTTACGAGAAGGCTCTGGCCGAAGCACGCGCTCAGGCGCAGAAGATCGCAGGCGAAACCAAGGCCGAGATCCAAAAGGACCTCGACGCGGCTATCGCCAAGGCAGATGCCGAGATCGCCGCACGCTCCGCGGAATCGGAAGCCCGCATCGCGGAAATCCGCGACGGCGCGCTTGCAGCGGTCGATCAGGTCGCCAAGGACACCGCCGGCGAGATCGTCGCGGCTCTGGGTGGCAAGGCTGACGCCAAGGCCGTGACCGCGGCTGTTGAAACGCGGCTGAAAGGGTAA
- a CDS encoding F0F1 ATP synthase subunit C, producing MEGNIVQMGAYIGAGLACMGMGGSAIGVGNVAGNFLSGALRNPSAAAGQTATLFIGIAFAEALGIFSFLVALLLMFAV from the coding sequence ATGGAAGGCAATATCGTTCAAATGGGTGCTTACATCGGCGCTGGTCTGGCCTGCATGGGCATGGGCGGCTCGGCTATCGGTGTGGGCAACGTTGCCGGCAACTTCCTGTCGGGCGCACTGCGCAACCCCTCGGCGGCCGCTGGCCAGACCGCGACCCTCTTCATCGGCATCGCCTTCGCAGAAGCGCTCGGGATCTTCTCGTTCCTCGTCGCGCTGCTGCTGATGTTCGCCGTCTGA
- a CDS encoding F0F1 ATP synthase subunit A, with product MRSELTFHPMDQFIVKPLFGDGPVHWYTPTNATLWMAIAVLAIFFMLVIGTRGRAVVPSRAQSIAELSYGFIHKMVEDVAGKDALKFFPYIFTVFLFIVFSNFLGLLPRGFTTTSHIAVTGLLAIAVFVAVTVIGFVKNGAGFLSLFWVASAPLALRPILAIIEIISYFVRPVSHSIRLAGNMMAGHAVMKVFAAFAPLILFSGVGIAVTPLSILAITAMYGLEVLVAFIQAYVFTILTCVYLRDALHPAH from the coding sequence ATGCGCAGTGAACTGACCTTCCACCCGATGGATCAGTTTATCGTTAAGCCCCTCTTCGGCGATGGCCCGGTGCACTGGTACACGCCGACCAATGCGACGCTGTGGATGGCGATCGCCGTTCTGGCGATCTTCTTCATGCTCGTCATCGGCACCCGCGGCCGCGCCGTGGTGCCCTCGCGCGCCCAGTCCATCGCGGAGCTGTCCTACGGCTTCATTCACAAGATGGTCGAGGACGTGGCGGGCAAGGACGCGCTGAAGTTCTTCCCCTATATCTTCACGGTCTTCCTGTTCATCGTCTTCTCGAACTTCCTCGGCCTGCTGCCGCGCGGCTTCACCACGACCTCGCATATCGCTGTGACCGGTCTGCTGGCGATCGCCGTGTTCGTTGCGGTGACCGTGATCGGTTTCGTCAAGAACGGCGCGGGCTTCCTGAGCCTGTTCTGGGTGGCCTCGGCGCCGCTGGCGCTGCGCCCGATCCTCGCGATCATCGAGATCATCTCCTACTTCGTGCGCCCCGTCAGCCACTCCATTCGTCTTGCGGGCAACATGATGGCTGGCCACGCGGTTATGAAAGTGTTCGCCGCCTTCGCGCCGCTGATCCTGTTCTCGGGCGTCGGCATCGCCGTCACCCCGCTGTCGATCCTCGCGATCACCGCGATGTACGGGCTCGAAGTTCTCGTGGCCTTCATCCAGGCCTATGTCTTCACGATCCTGACCTGCGTCTATCTGCGCGACGCGCTTCACCCGGCACACTGA
- a CDS encoding AtpZ/AtpI family protein: MPDHRSDEPDPERLAALEKKLAAVRKTQEPPPQRADHHLSQANMAWRMVIEMVSGLGIGFGIGYGLDVLMGTMPWMMVLFTLLGLAAGVKVMLRSAKEMNEERAADMADEEEDDRGNS, translated from the coding sequence ATGCCTGATCACCGCTCCGACGAGCCCGATCCCGAGCGCCTCGCAGCGCTTGAGAAGAAGCTTGCGGCAGTGAGAAAGACGCAAGAACCGCCTCCGCAACGTGCCGATCATCATCTGTCCCAGGCGAATATGGCCTGGCGTATGGTGATCGAAATGGTTTCGGGGCTGGGGATCGGCTTCGGCATCGGATACGGGCTGGATGTGCTTATGGGCACGATGCCTTGGATGATGGTGCTGTTCACGCTTCTCGGGCTCGCGGCCGGGGTGAAGGTAATGCTTCGCTCGGCCAAGGAAATGAACGAAGAGCGTGCGGCCGACATGGCCGATGAAGAGGAAGACGACCGTGGCAACTCTTGA
- a CDS encoding helix-turn-helix transcriptional regulator produces the protein MLPPPTPSLDAIFAALADPTRRTILTMLLEDDMAVTDVAEPFEMSLAAVSKHLAILTNAGLISQEKRGRVKWCKLEPLAMSAATTWIQGFGQFEPLDFDAFEKFLETELAQLEIEPEEIEPEETRPVENGQSDAPPGSAPQHD, from the coding sequence ATGCTACCGCCGCCCACCCCGTCTCTCGATGCGATCTTCGCCGCGCTCGCCGATCCGACCCGGCGGACGATCCTGACGATGCTGCTCGAAGACGACATGGCGGTGACCGACGTGGCCGAGCCTTTCGAGATGTCGCTGGCGGCCGTTTCCAAGCACCTCGCGATCCTGACCAATGCCGGGCTGATCTCTCAGGAGAAACGCGGCCGGGTGAAGTGGTGCAAGCTGGAGCCGCTCGCGATGTCCGCGGCCACGACATGGATTCAGGGATTCGGCCAGTTCGAACCGCTGGATTTCGACGCGTTCGAGAAATTCCTCGAAACCGAACTGGCGCAGCTCGAGATCGAGCCGGAGGAGATCGAGCCCGAAGAAACCAGGCCGGTGGAAAACGGGCAAAGCGACGCGCCGCCCGGCAGCGCGCCGCAACACGATTAG